The sequence below is a genomic window from Candidatus Dependentiae bacterium.
GTTGAGTGTTTGGGACTCCTAAATTTGGATTTACATTATTAGAAATTTTGATTGCCATAGCCATTGTTGCGGTTATGGCAATCGTCGTTGTTCCTAATGTTGGCAGAAAAAAGCCGGGCGCTGAGCGTAAGGCCTTTGTTGCTAAATTAAATGCATTAACGCAACTTGCTTGGCAAAATGCATTGGCGCAAAATAGATTGTATAGAGTTTTATTTGATTTTAAAAATAAAATAGTTTCAGTTGAGCAAGAAACTAATCAAAAGGATGCGCAAGGGCAGCCAAAATTTGAGCAGACTCGCATCACGTATTTAGATACTCAAATTGAATGGCCTGAACATTTGCAGATTAAAAATTTCTTTATTGAAGGTTTTGATGAATCCAAACGTTTTGTTGGTCGTGATACGGGCGAAACGTGGTTTTTTGTGGTTCCGGATGGCATGACACAACGCGTTACTATTAATATTGCCGATACAGTAGATCGGTTGACCAATGGTCGACCAAGAAAAATTGGTCTTGTTTTGAATCCTTTTAATGCGCAGTTTAAAACATATGATACATT
It includes:
- a CDS encoding prepilin-type N-terminal cleavage/methylation domain-containing protein, with product MFGTPKFGFTLLEILIAIAIVAVMAIVVVPNVGRKKPGAERKAFVAKLNALTQLAWQNALAQNRLYRVLFDFKNKIVSVEQETNQKDAQGQPKFEQTRITYLDTQIEWPEHLQIKNFFIEGFDESKRFVGRDTGETWFFVVPDGMTQRVTINIADTVDRLTNGRPRKIGLVLNPFNAQFKTYDTFKK